The Lolium perenne isolate Kyuss_39 chromosome 6, Kyuss_2.0, whole genome shotgun sequence genome segment TTTGGAATTTCAGATATTTGCAGAACACATAGAACATGGAATATATGTTTGCAAGGGAGTCCTTTTCGAATCATTCTCCTGCAGCTGCACTTTATAGTTTCTTTAGGATTTCCCGGTGTATATTCCACGGTGAACTGTCTCTTTGGTTTATTATGCCATGCCACGACAAAAGTTTCAGACCCACATCCCAGCTTTCTTTCCAAAGTCACTATGCCGCCAACTGACCTCAAATCTAGCTGCAATATATAGAAGTTTGCCGGCGTAAACACGTGGGTAGCAAATACCTCCAGATCCCTGCAGCTTGTTACGGGCACAGGTAATGTCTGTGAGGCCGTGCAGTCATCATGCGCCTCGTTCTCACGGATGCGGGTAATGCAATTCTCATAGTGCAATATCATGTCCACCAAAGTCATTTCTCCATCAAGGTGCAGGTGAAGGCAGGAATTCAGACTTTCACTCCGCTGGTTGCTCTTCATACCAAGCCAAAAACCCTCTGTCAGAAAAGCTGCAGCCCACAGGTGCCTCTTCCTGTACATCCTCCTCAACCAAATTTCCGTGTTCTCTGTCTTCCATCTTTTTAAAAAAGCCTGCCATCTCTGCTCAAATTCGGCTATGGACGTGCTATAGTACAACATAGACCGGAACTCGCCCAACGACTTGTGACTGAGATGGATCTTCATATTTTTTTCAACATGCCAAGAACATATGCGGTGCCAGACATCGGGAAATACAGTGCGGATTGCCCTAATCATCGCTGAGTCGGCGTCCGTAATTACACTCAAAGGCTTCTTCTGACACATTGCCTTCAGAAATGTTTGCAGCAACCACACATAAGTTTCTTCTTTCTCATCTGAAACTATGGCACAACCAAAAACCGTAGTCCTACGGTGATTGTTCAGACCAACAAAAGGTATGAATGGCATACGATAGCGATTCATCTTGTACGTGCTGTCAAACACAAGCACATCTCCATAGTCCTCATAGTCCTGTACAGACTGCGAGTCACACCAGAACATTCTCTTCAGCCGTCCTtcttcatccaagtcatagtcgaAATAAAAACTTGGGTCCTTCTCCTTTCTGCTGAGCATAATGCCTATGGTCGTGGCAGCATCACCCTTCGCAAGTAGTTTCCTCTTTTCCTTGCCGCAAAGGTTGTACAGATCCCGTCGGACGTACCCAACGCCGCCATACCATCCACTTCTGCTAATCATGGAATCCATTATGGTGTGCTTCCTAATACCTGCAGCTCCCATAGCTAAGATCTCAGCCTTCTGATGATCTCTGATTTTTCTATGCGACCAAAGAAAAGGTGTTTCATCCGCTCTTGCTAACGTATGACTGTGCTTGTCATCAAAACTATCAACATACCAGAAACCAAGTTTTTCATTCAGCTTCACAGTCATGTGCGCCTCACAGTTGCATCGAGACAGTGGTCTGAGCCTCCGGCTATGTCCCTCTTCGGTCATCAACTTTGGATCACGCTCACCTTCCCTTGAACACAAAAAACGCCTGTAACGCCTATGTTTcgtaatttttttgctatatctgACCTTATCCAATCTGATGCTGAATCCATTATCGTTGGCATAGCTGTTGTAGAATTCGAATGCAGCTTCGTCACTAGGAAAAGTCATCTCCTTTATCATCATGTACAACTCTATTGTATCCTCTGCCTGACAAGCTTGACTGAGGTTcgcgtcatcaccatcatcaacatGAGACTGTCACATAAAAACATAGCAGTCAAACTCTAATTTTTTTATGTGGCTATTTAAAAAAATTTGGTTTCCACAAATAATTAACCAATACGTACCTCATTGCTATTCGACGGCTTTGCTTCCACATAATGTTTGCCAACAACTGACTCATCATAAAAACAATTCTCCATGTTGGATTCACCATAATAGTCATACACATTTTCAAGTCCAAATATTTCCTGCAAAAATTTAAGACAACAAGTAAATGTACCTCATTACTGTTTCCCACTTTCTAATGGTAATCTCATTTCATTGCATATCAAATAACAATTACACTACATGTACCTCATTGCTGTTTTCATCCAACTCAACATCATCACTAATATCTCTCTCATAATCATTGTCAATGTCGTCCATCTACATATTCAATGATAACATGACAATGTTAAAACATTTATCCTTCTGCATTTGCTTTCCATGAAAAAAATTGAATATATCAAATACACTTACATTAATAATTGCTTCCATCCCATGCTCTGAGCTCATGGAATTATCTGACCTTGAACCAACGAAAATATTCTCCCTCCCTGACAAAGATTCATTACCAAGCCCCGTTCTAGAATTATCTGACTCATCTCCATGAACTCCAATTCCAGGAACATTCTCTACCTCACAAACAACAGACATCGTCTCATCCATTTCCTAGCTACAACAAAAATCTCAAATTCAGTACATCCGCATCAAATTCTTTCACAAGTTAAAATGACCCAACAAGAGGTGAGTTATCATGTACGTACCTACCAATCGATCGATGCGCCGGCCGGAGTAAACCTACACCCACCACAGGGGTCGATCGATGCGTCCGAGGAGGAAGAACCCGCTAGGCCACGCTCAAGGGCAAGAGGAGCcggccctaaccctagccgcgctCGCCAACACTTATCTGGTTGGAGCGATCAACGGCGACGGCGGAGACGGCCGGCGCGCCAGCGGCAGATCCCACCCGGGAGGAAGAGGAACCCTACCCCCACCAGCTCGGTTGATGCGTCGGGCTCGCGCTAGGGTTCCAACTAGGAGTAAAATGCTCACGGCGATCGCGGCAACAGAAGGGGACGTGCACGACGGCGGAGACGGCCGACGCGCCGGCGGCAGATCGATCCCTCCCGAGAGGAAGATCAACCCTACCACCACCAACTCGTGCTCGCGCTAGGGTTTCCGACGACGGAGGAGTACAACTTCTTCTCACGACGATCGCGGCAACAGAAGACACATGCACGACGATCGGCGAGTTTTAAGCGGATTAGATCTTAATTAACTGCTCACGTGATCACCTTTTTTTTTTAAACGTCACGTACATATACCGTATCCATACATATGGGTATACACGGGCTGGATATGGGTTCGGGCTAGCCCAACGCTTTAAAAAAAAAACTCAATATGACCCCTCAACTTCACttaggggggagcaccggagcagccCTCCACACTCAGGTCAAATGTCAAACAAGATTCTACCACAAAAACAAATAAATCAAACATGAGAGCTCGTAATGGTTATAAAAACACTATGGCAAAGTTAACACAATCACCAAAGGAATTATGTGGGTGTCTTGTTTTATAAGGTTTTTACCCTCATTCTTTGGGTACAAGGTTTTACTTAATAAAAATTCTAGTTTTTCCAATGTCCAGGAGGGTGATATGAGTGTATAGATTATTATGTGGTGCACTGTACATAATAGGGCACTCCTATTTTCTATAGTTGGTAAGAAGAAGGGCACATAAGAAAAGTGAGCAGAGAGATCGGTAAAGGGCTTGGATCTGAGAGAGAGGGGGgagatacacacacacacacacacacacacacacacacatagagggagagggaggggaaggagggagagagagatgtcCACAATATCAAAACTGAAGGAATAGCCAAATTTAACAATTCAAGGGATTCAAAACACCATCTTGAAGACGATTCGCCTTGCAAATACGCACGGACACAAGTTTTTTGAAAATATCTTGATGCAAACTAGAAAAATCTTTAGTTATAATGAGTGCACAGATATATACTATCGTCAAAAATTACAATACAGTAGATATTTGCCATGAAGGTTCAAGTATAAATTATTTACCCTAGCTACCTACTGGAAAATTGTGGAGAGATGTTAAGATAAGATATTTATTTGGAATGGTATAATTAGGAGATATTTTGAAATTGAAGGGTTTGCATTTTTTGCCTCTTTCCTTTTCTTATATATGTTGATATGTTCCATTAGCTATTAAAAATAACTTCATATTCACACCATTAGCCTTCGGAATATTGAACTGGCCTCTTACATCCTATGAGGCAATAGATCACCATAGAAAAAAATTGCGTCATTTCTACCTTTACTCTATGGTTATCGTGAGAAATCTAATTATATTTTACTTTCAGACATGAAATTTTACATAAATTTAAAAGAGAACCATGTTAGAATTACAAGGCTTGAGGACCACTTAAAATATCCACAGAAACACGTTCATTACACTCTGTAGCCGAACCTCATAGTGGTTATCACGACAAGGTTAGCACAATCAGGATACGAACAACATACAAGGAAGTAATAGATAAATTTTAATTGGTTCATCGGTGCGTAGGTGATGCGAAAATTATTGTATTCTAAATATTTAATATCCAAAGATATTAGAGATCGGGAGAGTGCATTTCGGTGACTCCACAGTCTGTGCGTTTTGTAACTTCTAATGCTTTTTGTTAGTTCCTTCTTGGAAATTGGAACATATACAAGTTCCGTTATGGTTTATTGGTCATTACACAAGGATGCGCGTTAACATGTCTCTCTATCGAATGCAATATTTCTAATTAAtttaatacaaataaatgaaaaatGTCTATTTTTTACTTCTACTGATACAGTGAAAATGTATGTTTGTTtaataagagagaaaaaaatcaTCCAGAACTAATGATTGTGCATATAACCTCATTTCTACCATAACAAGAGCGGTTTTGAGATTTCAAAATTCCATATAAATGTCAGGCATAAATATAGAGAGATATGAACAATATATAATAGTAAAAGTCCAAATCCAGATTAAAAAGATCCATTACAATGTGTGATCTAATGGTGAAGACTCAAATAAAACATATTCCTAATATATTTTTGGCATCTTAGATATTGTTTGAAAAATATCTAAAACTTCATTTTGTTCATTTACCATTTTTTCTCGTAAAGATGTTTATATGTGGATCTCATTTTAATGCATACTCCTCTTTATTGGGTACATCTTGAAAAAAAATGCAACTTGCTTCCTAGACCATCATTTTCGCATCTTAGAATTATTGCGGTTTTAAGCAACCTCGACTTCAATTTGTCGATATGCACAATTTTATGATTAAGAAGCCATTGTGCATGTGGTTGAAACTCCACAAAGATGTTAAAACATCATAGTTCTCTTAAAGAGATAGAACCATTTAATGGAGGTGCcgatttggctcataggagcaaatgctcccattatacaaaataattaaaaaataatttttaaaatgtcaaaaaattctgaCACAATTTTTTTGGTGTATATCGTGATATTCTATGTTAGTGTACAAGTTTTTATGGAGAAACAACATTCtatgtggcgtgtacaaaaaagacaaaaaaatatcttgtacgtagtcgtgttatagcatcaaaatttgtcttttttataggagccaaaaaaaaaatttagttttttttaaaacttgtgtacgaacataaaatgtgtAGATGTACATGAAAAAATTTACTTAGAATTTTTTAACACTTCGAAATGTAGATTCACGCAACGAGAGCAAATGCTCCGAcgagccaaagtgaatatccaCATTTTAAAGCAACTATTTGTCAAAATGAGGCAGCAAGATTTGTCTATCTCTTAATTAAAAAGAGGGTTGACCACCTCCAGCCTCCAATACTACCAcctcactcttggccgcaccactgcCCCAGCTCGCCGTGCTACCGCAAACTCCCCGACGCGCGCAGTCTGGTGATGTCCTCCTCAGCGTGAAGTCAGCCCTCGGGGTGTGCCCTTCTCCTCCCTATTACACCTTC includes the following:
- the LOC139832657 gene encoding protein FAR1-RELATED SEQUENCE 5-like; translated protein: MENCFYDESVVGKHYVEAKPSNSNESHVDDGDDANLSQACQAEDTIELYMMIKEMTFPSDEAAFEFYNSYANDNGFSIRLDKVRYSKKITKHRRYRRFLCSREGERDPKLMTEEGHSRRLRPLSRCNCEAHMTVKLNEKLGFWYVDSFDDKHSHTLARADETPFLWSHRKIRDHQKAEILAMGAAGIRKHTIMDSMISRSGWYGGVGYVRRDLYNLCGKEKRKLLAKGDAATTIGIMLSRKEKDPSFYFDYDLDEEGRLKRMFWCDSQSVQDYEDYGDVLVFDSTYKMNRYRMPFIPFVGLNNHRRTTVFGCAIVSDEKEETYVWLLQTFLKAMCQKKPLSVITDADSAMIRAIRTVFPDVWHRICSWHVEKNMKIHLSHKSLGEFRSMLYYSTSIAEFEQRWQAFLKRWKTENTEIWLRRMYRKRHLWAAAFLTEGFWLGMKSNQRSESLNSCLHLHLDGEMTLVDMILHYENCITRIRENEAHDDCTASQTLPVPVTSCRDLEVFATHVFTPANFYILQLDLSVVFFVGYQKTQEMDCLLGERVICLE